The proteins below come from a single Necator americanus strain Aroian chromosome V, whole genome shotgun sequence genomic window:
- a CDS encoding hypothetical protein (NECATOR_CHRV.G20992.T1): MTESTEDLKADGNRFFQQGRYQEAIDAYSKAIIRNPHVSTYFTNRALCHMNLKAWAKAAEDCSKAAFLDRNNVKAYYFGGRAAIQLGNYNEAIRLITKAKELASSQKMNFGDEIHAQMRLARREKFRMEEEKRVKEEGDLQIYLRRLIDEDVTRRIAELLSAQFAAKSEVTEETAEKMEQISSEGEQHKAQLDSLFAQVDDRRRKREIPDFLCGKISCALLQDPVITPSGITYDRADIKQHLHRVGHFDPVTRAPLTEADLIPNLAMKEVLEHFLIENPWAKYEDLLS, from the exons ATGACAGAATCAACAGAGGACTTGAAAGCCGATGGCAATCGTTTTTTTCAACAGGGACGATATCAAGAAGCTATTGATGCATACAGTAAAGCGATCATTCGTAACCCGCACGTATCCACCTACTTCACAAATCGAGCTCTTTGTCATATGAAT TTGAAAGCGTGGGCTAAGGCTGCTGAAGACTGTTCCAAAGCTGCATTCCTGGATAGAAATAACGTTAAG GCTTACTACTTCGGTGGACGAGCTGCCATTCAGCTAGGAAACTATAATGAGGCAATTCGACTCATTACAAAAGCTAAAGAATTGGCAAGCAGTCAAAAG ATGAACTTTGGCGACGAAATTCACGCACAAATGCGTCTTGCACGCAGGGAGAAATTTcgaatggaagaagaaaaacgagtgAAGGAGGAGGGTGATCTTCAGATATATCTTCGGAG GCTCATTGACGAAGATGTCACGCGGCGAATAGCCGAACTGCTTTCTGCACAGTTCGCAGCTAAGTCAGAGGTTACCGAAGAGACAGCCGAGAAAATGGAGCAGATCTCATCAGAAGGAGAGCAACATAAAGCTCAATTAGACTCACTTTTCGCACAG GTTGATGACCGacgaaggaaaagagaaattccgGATTTTCTGTGCGGAAAAATCTCATGTGCGTTGCTACAAGATCCAGTAATTACTCCATCGGGTATCACTTACGATAGAGCAGACATTAAACAACATTTGCATAGAGTTG GACATTTCGATCCCGTCACAAGAGCTCCCCTGACCGAAGCTGATCTCATTCCGAACCTTGCCATGAAGGAGGTACTGGAACACTTTCTTATCGAAAATCCGTGGGCTAAATACGAAGATCTGCTGAGTTAA